The following coding sequences lie in one Hoplias malabaricus isolate fHopMal1 chromosome 14, fHopMal1.hap1, whole genome shotgun sequence genomic window:
- the msi1a gene encoding RNA-binding protein Musashi homolog 1, with amino-acid sequence MESEGSQSTVSSADSPHDPCKMFIGGLSWQTTQEGLKDYFCKFGEVKESMVMRDPVTKRSRGFGFVTFADQAGVDKVLAQTRHELDSKTVSFYLFSRIFS; translated from the exons ATGGAGTCTGAGGGCAGTCAGAGCACCGTGTCCAGCGCGGATTCCCCACACGACCCTTG CAAAATGTTCATAGGAGGCCTGAGCTGGCAGACTACACAAG AGGGTCTGAAGGATTACTTCTGTAAGTTCGGCGAGGTGAAGGAGAGCATGGTGATGAGGGATCCCGTTACTAAACGCTCCAG GGGCTTCGGCTTCGTGACGTTCGCCGACCAGGCCGGAGTGGACAAAGTTCTGGCCCAGACCCGACACGAACTGGACTCGAAAACCGTGAGTTTTTATCTCTTTTCTCGTATTTTCTCCTGA